The following proteins are co-located in the Mycolicibacterium goodii genome:
- a CDS encoding ATP-binding protein gives MSELCVRDELRTLFLFEHLTDDQLDTLCEAGRIETFPAGPVCTEGDPATCFYVLIDGELVMSKRSGGVDIQTNRTSQRGVYFGAWSAYVPGEEHIYEASVRLTQPSRIFVLDADTFAGFMQSQFPMAVHLLEGHKVGGRRQSQIIGQREKLLALGTITAGLTHQLNNPAAATARAVADLREGVGKMRHKLAMLADGKFSAETLRVLVTIQDEVAEQVAKNKSVELTALEASDREDQIGDWLEDHNIPNAWDYAPTFVEAGLDIDWLERISASVDDVHDGSCGSKMLQSALGWLKYTIDTELRMNEIGEASKRISALLAGAKQYSQMDRGAYQSADVHELLRSTLMMFGGKIGKDKPITLVKDMDKSLPELQCYPGDLNQVWTNIIDNAIQAMDGYGTLTIRTARENDEMIRVEICDDGPGIPEDIINRIFTPFFTTKPFGEGTGLGLDLAWRIVVEKHNGDLRVFSEPGNTRFVVLLPLQAPPPDGESSN, from the coding sequence ATGAGCGAGCTGTGTGTACGGGACGAGCTGCGGACCTTGTTCCTGTTCGAGCATCTGACCGACGACCAGCTCGACACGCTGTGCGAGGCAGGCCGCATCGAGACGTTCCCCGCCGGGCCGGTCTGCACCGAAGGCGATCCGGCGACCTGCTTCTACGTGCTGATCGACGGTGAGCTGGTGATGTCGAAGCGCTCCGGCGGCGTGGACATCCAGACCAACCGCACGTCTCAGCGCGGCGTGTACTTCGGCGCCTGGTCGGCCTACGTCCCCGGCGAGGAACACATCTACGAGGCGTCGGTGCGGCTGACGCAGCCGTCGCGCATCTTCGTGCTCGACGCCGACACGTTCGCGGGGTTCATGCAGTCACAGTTCCCGATGGCCGTGCACCTGCTGGAAGGGCACAAGGTCGGCGGCAGGCGGCAGAGCCAGATCATCGGCCAGCGCGAGAAGCTCCTGGCGCTGGGCACCATCACGGCGGGCCTGACGCATCAGCTGAACAATCCCGCGGCCGCGACCGCCCGTGCCGTGGCCGACCTCCGCGAGGGCGTCGGCAAGATGCGCCACAAGCTGGCGATGCTCGCCGACGGCAAGTTCAGCGCCGAGACGCTGCGGGTGCTCGTGACGATCCAGGACGAGGTCGCCGAGCAGGTGGCCAAGAACAAGAGCGTCGAGCTCACCGCGCTGGAAGCCTCCGACCGCGAGGACCAGATCGGCGACTGGCTCGAGGACCACAACATCCCGAACGCGTGGGACTACGCGCCGACGTTCGTCGAGGCCGGCCTCGACATCGACTGGCTGGAACGCATCTCGGCGTCGGTGGATGACGTCCACGACGGTTCGTGCGGTTCGAAGATGTTGCAGTCCGCGCTGGGCTGGCTGAAATACACAATCGACACCGAGCTGCGGATGAACGAGATCGGCGAGGCCAGCAAGCGGATCTCGGCGCTGCTCGCGGGCGCCAAGCAGTACTCGCAGATGGACCGCGGCGCCTATCAGAGCGCCGACGTGCACGAGCTGCTGCGCAGCACGCTGATGATGTTCGGCGGCAAGATCGGCAAGGACAAGCCCATCACCCTGGTCAAGGACATGGACAAGTCGTTGCCCGAATTGCAGTGCTACCCAGGTGATCTCAACCAGGTGTGGACCAACATCATCGACAATGCGATCCAGGCCATGGACGGGTACGGCACCTTGACCATCCGCACCGCACGCGAGAACGACGAGATGATCCGCGTGGAGATCTGCGACGACGGCCCTGGCATCCCCGAGGACATCATCAACCGGATCTTCACGCCGTTCTTCACCACCAAACCGTTCGGCGAGGGCACCGGCCTCGGACTGGACCTGGCGTGGCGCATCGTGGTCGAGAAACACAACGGGGATCTGCGGGTGTTCTCCGAGCCCGGTAACACCCGCTTCGTGGTGCTGCTGCCGCTGCAGGCGCCCCCGCCGGACGGCGAATCCTCGAACTGA
- a CDS encoding LLM class F420-dependent oxidoreductase codes for MTAHTSGDAKPDLGRFGSFGRGVTPAQAKEIETLGYGAVWVGGSPPAELEWVEPILEATTTLQVATGIVNIWTAAPGPVAESFHRIDSAYPGRFLLGIGVGHREAHVEYRKPMEALTDYLDKLDSYGVPKARRVVAALGPKVLQLSAERSAGAHPYLTTPEHTAGAREILGADAFLAPEHKVVLTTDADEARAAGRDALGIYLGLTNYLNNFKRLGFTDAELAKPGADRFIDAVVAYGTVDAIAARLKEHLAAGADHVPVQVLTTPDKLVPALAELAGPLGLA; via the coding sequence ATGACTGCGCACACATCTGGAGATGCCAAGCCCGATCTGGGCAGGTTCGGTTCGTTCGGCCGCGGGGTGACACCCGCGCAGGCCAAGGAGATCGAGACGCTCGGCTACGGCGCCGTCTGGGTGGGTGGCTCGCCGCCCGCCGAATTGGAGTGGGTCGAGCCGATTCTCGAGGCCACGACGACGCTGCAGGTGGCCACCGGCATCGTCAACATCTGGACCGCAGCGCCGGGCCCGGTCGCCGAGTCCTTCCACCGCATCGACTCCGCCTATCCGGGACGCTTCCTGCTCGGGATCGGTGTGGGTCACCGCGAGGCGCACGTCGAATACCGCAAGCCGATGGAGGCGCTCACGGACTATCTCGACAAGCTCGATTCCTACGGCGTGCCCAAAGCGCGCCGGGTGGTCGCCGCCCTCGGCCCCAAGGTGCTGCAGCTGTCCGCCGAACGCTCGGCCGGGGCGCATCCCTACCTGACCACCCCCGAACACACCGCAGGTGCGCGCGAGATCCTTGGCGCCGACGCGTTCCTGGCACCCGAGCACAAGGTGGTGCTGACCACCGACGCCGACGAGGCCCGCGCCGCAGGCCGCGACGCACTGGGCATCTATCTCGGACTGACCAACTACCTCAACAACTTCAAGCGTCTCGGGTTCACCGACGCCGAACTCGCCAAGCCGGGCGCCGACCGGTTCATCGACGCCGTCGTGGCGTATGGGACGGTTGATGCGATCGCCGCACGTCTCAAGGAGCATCTCGCCGCCGGCGCCGACCACGTACCCGTGCAGGTGTTGACCACACCGGACAAACTGGTTCCGGCACTGGCCGAACTCGCCGGGCCGCTCGGCCTGGCGTGA
- a CDS encoding LLM class F420-dependent oxidoreductase: MTDALTLKPNLGQYGIWTVTPVTPEQAGQIEKLGYGAVWIGGSPAADLSYVEPILEATENLQVATGIINIWASDANTVAESFHRVEAAYPGRFLLGIGVGHPERTGEYRKPYDALVEYLDVLDAAKVPTSRRVLAALGDKVLKLSARRSAGAHPYLTTPEHTEHARAVLGEAVFLAPEHKVVLDTDAAAARAIGREKVEFYLDLTNYLNNWRRLGFTDADLKKPGSDKLIDAVVAHGSAGAIAARLRQHIAAGADHVTIQVLGEPDNLIPTLTELAGPLGLKD; this comes from the coding sequence ATGACTGACGCACTCACGCTCAAGCCGAACCTCGGTCAGTACGGGATCTGGACGGTCACGCCGGTGACCCCGGAGCAGGCCGGGCAGATCGAGAAGCTCGGCTACGGCGCGGTGTGGATCGGAGGCTCACCTGCCGCCGATCTTTCCTACGTCGAGCCGATCCTCGAGGCCACCGAGAACCTGCAGGTCGCCACGGGCATCATCAACATCTGGGCCTCCGACGCCAACACGGTCGCCGAGTCCTTCCACCGCGTCGAGGCGGCGTATCCGGGCCGGTTCCTGCTCGGTATCGGTGTCGGTCACCCCGAGCGCACCGGCGAGTACCGAAAGCCCTACGACGCGTTGGTCGAGTACCTCGACGTGCTCGACGCCGCGAAGGTCCCGACCAGCCGGCGCGTGCTGGCCGCGCTGGGCGACAAGGTGCTCAAGCTGTCCGCACGGCGCAGCGCGGGCGCGCACCCGTACCTCACCACGCCGGAGCACACCGAGCATGCCCGCGCGGTCCTCGGCGAGGCGGTGTTCCTGGCGCCCGAACACAAGGTCGTGCTCGACACCGACGCGGCAGCGGCCCGGGCCATCGGCCGCGAGAAGGTCGAGTTCTACCTCGACCTGACCAACTACCTGAACAACTGGCGCAGGCTCGGGTTCACCGACGCCGACCTCAAGAAGCCCGGCAGCGACAAGCTCATCGACGCGGTCGTCGCGCACGGCAGCGCGGGGGCGATCGCCGCGCGTCTGCGCCAGCACATCGCCGCAGGTGCCGACCACGTGACGATTCAGGTGTTGGGCGAACCGGACAACTTGATCCCGACGCTCACCGAGCTCGCGGGGCCGCTCGGACTCAAGGACTGA
- the rfbB gene encoding dTDP-glucose 4,6-dehydratase: protein MRLLVTGGAGFIGANFVHLALREARTSSITVLDALTYAGSRESLAPVDDQIRLVQGDITDAKLVGDLVAESDAVVHFAAETHVDNALADPEPFLRSNVVGTFTILEAVRRHNVRLHHVSTDEVYGDLELDNTARFDETTPYNPSSPYSSTKAASDLLVRAWVRSYGVRATISNCSNNYGPYQHVEKFIPRQITNVLTGRRPKLYGTGANVRDWIHVADHNDAVWRILTEGMIGRTYLIGAECERNNLTVMRTILKLMGRDPDDFDHVTDRAGHDLRYAIDPTTLHDELGWAPKHTDFEAGLTDTIEWYRANESWWRPLKDAVEAKYEEHGQ from the coding sequence ATGCGGCTATTGGTCACCGGCGGCGCCGGCTTCATCGGCGCCAACTTCGTGCATCTCGCCCTGCGCGAGGCGCGTACCAGCTCGATCACGGTGCTCGACGCGCTGACCTATGCGGGCAGTCGCGAATCGCTGGCACCGGTGGACGATCAGATCCGGCTGGTGCAGGGCGACATCACCGACGCCAAACTCGTCGGTGACCTGGTCGCCGAGTCGGACGCGGTGGTGCACTTCGCCGCCGAGACGCATGTGGACAACGCCCTGGCCGATCCGGAGCCCTTCCTGCGCTCCAACGTCGTCGGCACCTTCACCATCCTCGAGGCGGTGCGCAGGCACAACGTGCGGCTGCACCACGTGTCGACCGACGAGGTGTACGGCGATCTGGAACTCGACAATACGGCGCGGTTCGACGAGACCACGCCGTACAACCCGTCGAGCCCGTATTCGTCGACCAAGGCCGCCTCGGACCTGCTGGTGCGCGCGTGGGTGCGGTCGTACGGGGTGCGGGCCACGATCTCCAACTGCTCCAACAACTACGGGCCCTATCAGCACGTGGAGAAGTTCATCCCGCGCCAGATCACCAATGTGCTGACCGGGCGCAGGCCCAAGCTCTACGGCACCGGCGCCAATGTGCGCGACTGGATCCACGTCGCCGACCACAACGACGCGGTGTGGCGGATCCTCACCGAGGGCATGATCGGCCGCACGTATTTGATCGGCGCCGAGTGCGAGCGCAACAACCTGACCGTGATGCGCACGATCCTCAAGCTGATGGGCCGCGACCCCGACGACTTCGACCACGTCACCGACCGCGCCGGCCACGATCTGCGGTACGCGATCGATCCGACAACGCTGCACGACGAACTCGGCTGGGCGCCCAAGCACACCGATTTCGAGGCCGGGCTCACCGACACCATCGAGTGGTACCGTGCCAACGAATCCTGGTGGCGGCCTTTGAAAGACGCCGTGGAAGCCAAGTACGAGGAGCATGGCCAGTGA
- a CDS encoding dTDP-4-dehydrorhamnose 3,5-epimerase family protein produces MTARELKIAGAWEITPVLRTDSRGLFWEWFTEAGFAEFAGHQFDIRQANCSVSAAGVLRGVHFAEVPPSQAKYVTCVRGAVYDVVIDIRVGSPTFGQWDAVLLDERDRRSIYIAEGLGHAFLALEDDSTVMYLCSAPYAPQREHTVRPTDLGIEWPEVPELILSDRDAQAPSLAEAQAAGLLPTWEDSQAFVESLRRNLVR; encoded by the coding sequence GTGACGGCGCGCGAACTGAAGATCGCCGGAGCGTGGGAGATCACGCCGGTGCTGCGCACCGATTCCCGCGGGCTGTTCTGGGAGTGGTTCACCGAGGCGGGCTTCGCCGAGTTCGCCGGGCACCAGTTCGACATCCGGCAGGCCAACTGCTCGGTGTCGGCCGCCGGTGTGCTTCGCGGCGTGCACTTCGCCGAGGTGCCGCCGAGCCAGGCCAAGTACGTGACGTGTGTGCGCGGTGCGGTGTACGACGTCGTGATCGACATCCGGGTCGGCTCACCGACGTTCGGACAGTGGGATGCGGTGCTGCTCGACGAGAGGGACCGGCGCTCGATCTACATCGCCGAGGGTCTGGGTCACGCATTCCTTGCGCTGGAAGACGATTCGACCGTGATGTACCTGTGCTCGGCGCCGTACGCGCCGCAGCGCGAGCACACCGTGCGCCCCACCGACCTCGGTATCGAGTGGCCCGAGGTGCCCGAGTTGATCCTGTCCGACCGTGACGCGCAGGCCCCGTCGCTCGCCGAGGCACAGGCCGCGGGTCTGTTGCCGACGTGGGAGGACAGCCAGGCCTTCGTCGAATCGCTGCGCCGGAACCTGGTGCGCTAG
- a CDS encoding nitroreductase family protein, with translation MEHQLGLTADEVLTTTRAVRKRLDYSRPVPRELVTECVRIATQAPSGRNRQRWDFVVVDDPRLRAQVAEVWRRGLFAGVPGTGGRHEVSRMTSHEQWQRIAAGLDHLAAHLHQAPMLMIPCVRVASRRELTTVRGQAGAWGSVLPAVWSFMLAARERGLGTAWTTCHLSYEAEMAELLGIDADHVVQAALTPIAFTRGTGFRPGPRADHREFLHWNTWGGTVGSGRKTG, from the coding sequence ATGGAACATCAACTCGGACTGACCGCCGACGAGGTGCTGACGACGACCCGTGCGGTGCGCAAACGGCTCGACTACTCACGGCCCGTGCCGCGCGAACTGGTCACCGAGTGCGTCCGCATCGCCACCCAGGCGCCGAGCGGACGCAACCGTCAGCGCTGGGACTTCGTGGTGGTCGACGATCCCCGCCTGCGCGCACAGGTCGCCGAGGTCTGGCGGCGCGGCCTGTTCGCCGGCGTGCCCGGCACCGGTGGCAGGCACGAGGTCAGCCGCATGACGTCGCACGAACAGTGGCAACGTATCGCCGCAGGCCTCGATCATCTGGCCGCGCACCTGCACCAGGCCCCGATGCTGATGATCCCGTGCGTGCGGGTGGCCTCACGACGCGAGTTGACGACGGTGCGCGGACAGGCCGGCGCGTGGGGGTCGGTGTTGCCCGCGGTATGGAGCTTCATGCTGGCAGCCCGCGAACGCGGACTCGGAACCGCCTGGACCACATGCCATCTCAGCTACGAGGCCGAGATGGCCGAGCTGCTCGGCATCGACGCCGACCATGTGGTGCAGGCCGCGCTGACCCCGATCGCCTTCACCCGCGGCACCGGGTTCCGACCGGGCCCGCGCGCCGACCACCGCGAGTTCCTGCACTGGAACACCTGGGGCGGCACGGTCGGGTCGGGCCGGAAAACCGGCTAG
- a CDS encoding TetR/AcrR family transcriptional regulator, translating into MARHKEFDPDAALDTAMRVFWRNGYAHTSTEDLVTELGIARASLYGTYGSKRGLYLAALDRYLTGGGDPAQIVASAASGLEAVRALLESAARQPDQGLPPGCFSVNATVEHGDGDPEIAARLERNRERMETVFRDALLRTRAEGELDVRVDVDQTAALLATVLNGLQVLSRAGAGQRERIARTVEAALASLRAR; encoded by the coding sequence ATGGCCCGTCACAAGGAGTTCGATCCGGATGCCGCACTGGACACCGCGATGCGGGTGTTCTGGCGCAACGGCTACGCGCACACGTCGACCGAGGACCTGGTGACCGAACTGGGGATCGCCCGGGCCAGCCTCTACGGCACCTACGGTTCGAAGCGGGGCCTGTACCTGGCCGCGCTGGACCGCTATCTCACCGGCGGTGGCGACCCGGCGCAGATCGTCGCGTCGGCCGCATCGGGTCTCGAGGCCGTGCGGGCCCTACTGGAATCGGCTGCGCGACAACCCGATCAGGGCCTGCCGCCGGGCTGCTTCTCGGTCAACGCGACCGTCGAGCACGGTGACGGCGACCCCGAGATCGCCGCGCGACTGGAGCGCAACCGCGAACGCATGGAGACGGTGTTCCGCGATGCGCTGCTGCGGACCCGCGCCGAGGGCGAGCTCGACGTGCGTGTCGACGTCGACCAGACGGCCGCGCTGCTGGCGACGGTGCTCAACGGCCTGCAGGTGCTGTCGCGCGCGGGTGCGGGTCAGCGCGAGCGCATCGCCCGCACGGTCGAGGCCGCCCTGGCGAGCCTGCGGGCCCGTTAG